A window of Galactobacillus timonensis genomic DNA:
GAATATTCCGCCAAGCACCAGAAGAAACAGCTTTGAGCCGAGACTCTGTATCAGGGCCGGCAGAATGAAGATGCACAGCCATCCCATCGTGATGTACAGAACACTCGATACCCAGCGCGGGCAGGTGACGAAGAACAGCTTGAACAGGATGCCGGCGGCAGCAACCATCCAGATCAGCGCAAGCATCCATCTGGAAGGATAGAACAACGTCAGAATCGGCGTATAGGAGCCGGCGATCAGAATGAAGATAGAGCAGTGATCGATGCGCTTGAGCACCATATTTGCCCTGTAGGAAAGATTGAAGGCATGATAGGAAGCACTGGCGCCATAGAGCAGAATCATTGATGCCATGAAGATGGCAAGACTGATCAGTTCAGGCCTTGCCAGCGGGACCATGGCACCTTTGACCAGAAGGATCGGTGTCGCGATGATGGCGGCGAGAAAACCTGCAAAATGGGAGAGAGCGCTCCATTTGTCCTTGACGATAAAAATACCATGCTCCATTTC
This region includes:
- the trhA gene encoding PAQR family membrane homeostasis protein TrhA; the protein is MTVYSPEMEHGIFIVKDKWSALSHFAGFLAAIIATPILLVKGAMVPLARPELISLAIFMASMILLYGASASYHAFNLSYRANMVLKRIDHCSIFILIAGSYTPILTLFYPSRWMLALIWMVAAAGILFKLFFVTCPRWVSSVLYITMGWLCIFILPALIQSLGSKLFLLVLGGIFYTIGGFIYAAKKPIFAREAETGFGNHELFHLFVLAGSLCHYLFFLLAL